The sequence CGAAGAACCTCGAGTTCAAGGAGCTGGAACCGGCGCAGCTGCCGCGCTCCCTGGACGACGTGGCCGCCGCGGTCATCAACAACAACTACGCCCAGGACGCGGGTCTCAGCCCGGCCGACGACGCCATCCTGCTGGAGTCCGCGAAGAACAACCCGTACGCGAACCTCCTCGCCGTGAAGAAGGGCAACGAGGACGACCCGCGGGTCGAGAAGCTCGCCAAGCTCCTGACCTCCGACGAGGTGCGCAAGTTCATCCAGGACAAGTACAAGGGATCGGTGCTGCCCGTCACTTCCGGGTGACACCGATCCCGGGACCTTCCCGCCGCGTCACGGTGTCGACTCGTCGACAAGGAGCCGACTCCGTGGTGCAGTTCGGTGCCTGCATGCTGCATGCTGGGCAGTTCAGCAGGCCCGACGGTCCCTGATGGTTACGGAGCGGCGCATGACTAACACCTTCCCCGACATCTCCCTGAACACGGAGCGGTTGGTGCTGCGCCCTCTTGAGGACGAGGACATTCCTGCCTTCACGGAGATGATGAACGACGAGCAGGTCGCCGCCTGGACGTCGGTTCCGCAGCCCTTCACCGAGGCCGCCGCCCGCAACTGGATCGACGAGTACGCGCCCGCCGAGCGCACCTCGGGCCGTGGACTCGACCTCGTCGTCACGGAGTTCCTGACCCAGCGCCTGGTCGGCATCATCCAACTCGGCAACACGAATTGGCATGTCCGCTCCACGGAGCTCTCGTACATCACCGCACCCTGGGCCCGCGGCGAGGGCTACGCCTCCGAGGCGTCGCTCGCCACCGCCCAATGGCTGTTCAACGACCAGAAGTTCGAACGTCTGGAGCTGCGCACCGCGGCGGACAACACCGCCTCCCAGCAGGTCGCGCAGAAGATCGGCTGCATCAGCGAGGGCGTCCTGCGGGGCGCCTGTATAGCGCGCACCCGCACCGAGGACGGCCGCTGGGAGGACCTGCGCACCGACTTCATCGTGTGGGGCCTGCTCCCCGAGGACATCGAGGGCATCGCCGAGCAGCTCGCCGACACCGGTGGTTTCACGGCGTACTCCGACTGGAACTGAACCGGAGGGGACCCGCGCCCCTGCCCGCACACCCTTCCGACCCCTGCCCCGACCCCCGGACGTCACGAGG is a genomic window of Streptomyces sp. NBC_00414 containing:
- a CDS encoding GNAT family N-acetyltransferase; this encodes MTNTFPDISLNTERLVLRPLEDEDIPAFTEMMNDEQVAAWTSVPQPFTEAAARNWIDEYAPAERTSGRGLDLVVTEFLTQRLVGIIQLGNTNWHVRSTELSYITAPWARGEGYASEASLATAQWLFNDQKFERLELRTAADNTASQQVAQKIGCISEGVLRGACIARTRTEDGRWEDLRTDFIVWGLLPEDIEGIAEQLADTGGFTAYSDWN